A region from the Ciconia boyciana chromosome 1, ASM3463844v1, whole genome shotgun sequence genome encodes:
- the HSF2BP gene encoding heat shock factor 2-binding protein isoform X4, with amino-acid sequence MQLRDFLPKIVNGDILGTFQKLDAIESMQARWSTYYFVYLIYPVTDMEKKEEEIEQLKMDCEHFRARLETAQADCMREKKEKLDLRQQLNEAKQQLLQQAEYCTEMGAAVCTLLWGVSSNEEAVKTVLGGSKAVKFFTITAQTMESFVKSLSEDMKQQDLDSDENQFVLALAGIVTNVAALACGREFLVSSSRELLDTMMHLLGDMKPGLCTKFKVLMLMSLYNVSINLKGLKYISESPGFIPLLWWLLNDPDAEVCLHALRLLQSVILEPEVLAKSASEMRDTLPFQRIIALSKSRNADLQALAKELLEDLKILEYEV; translated from the exons tgcaAGCCCGTTGGTCAACTTACTACTTCGTTTATCTGATTTATCCTGTCACAGacatggagaaaaaggaggaggaaatagaGCAGCTGAAAATGGATTGTGAACACTTCAGAGCTCGTCTGGAAACAGCCCAGGCAGATTGCATGAGAGAGAAGAAG GAGAAACTAGACCTCCGCCAGCAGCTGAATGAGgccaagcagcagctcctgcaacaAGCAGAGTATTGCACAGAAATGGGTGCAGCGGTGTGCACGTTATTGTGGGGTGTATCTAGCAATGAGGAAGCTGTTAAAACCGTTCTAGGAGGA AGTAAAGCCGTAAAGTTTTTCACCATCACTGCACAGACCATGGAGAGCTTTGTGAAGTCATTAAGTGAAGACATGAAACAGCAGGATTTGGATTCTGATGAAAATCAGTTTGTATTAGCTTTGGCAGGGATTGTAACAA ATGTGGCTGCACTGGCATGTGGCCGTGAATTCTTGGTTAGTTCAAGTCGTGAATTACTGGACACAATGATGCACCTCCTGGGAGACATGAAGCCGGGACTCTGTACCAAATTTAAAGT GCTAATGCTAATGTCACTTTACAATGTGAGTATCAACTTGAAAGGCTTGAAGTACATCAGTGAAAGTCCAGGTTTTATTCCTTTGCTTTGGTGGCTATTGAATG ACCCAGATGCAGAAGTTTGTCTTCATGCTTTGCGGCTCCTCCAGTCTGTGATTCTGGAGCCAGAAGTATTAGCCAAGTCAGCCTCTGAGATGCGTGATACTTTGCCATTTCAGCGTATCATTGCACTGTCAAAGAGCCGCAATGCAGATCTGCAGGCACTTGCAAAAGAACTACTTGAAGATCTTAAAATACTTGAGTATGAAGTATAG